One Qipengyuania gaetbuli genomic region harbors:
- a CDS encoding murein L,D-transpeptidase catalytic domain family protein, protein MKRRDLIKGTIAAVTAAALPARVFAQVNSTASRDRKLIEIARRQLDRVGADIWKKDIVGIADFGLHSAKERFHFVDLDNERVESFFVTHGTGSDGEHDGWLKRYSNIEGSEATSRGAYMTRSWYRGRYGTSIRLDGLDPTNSNALPRAIVMHPAEYARPEHISRYGRLGRSNGCFALGPDQFDKVLLKLSGGRLLFAESLGLEADGSQLPPPMAQMDLLLRPGGGTFERTNPGLF, encoded by the coding sequence ATGAAGCGTCGCGATCTCATCAAGGGTACCATTGCAGCCGTCACCGCTGCCGCGCTGCCCGCGCGCGTCTTCGCACAGGTCAATTCGACCGCATCGCGCGACCGCAAGCTGATCGAGATCGCCCGCCGCCAGCTGGACCGCGTGGGCGCGGATATCTGGAAGAAGGATATCGTCGGCATCGCCGATTTCGGCCTCCATTCGGCCAAGGAACGCTTCCACTTCGTCGATCTCGACAACGAGCGGGTGGAAAGCTTCTTCGTCACCCACGGCACGGGTTCCGACGGCGAACACGACGGCTGGCTCAAACGCTATTCCAACATCGAAGGCAGCGAGGCGACCAGCCGCGGTGCCTATATGACGCGCAGCTGGTATCGCGGGCGCTACGGCACCTCGATCAGGCTGGACGGGCTGGACCCGACCAATTCCAACGCCCTGCCGCGCGCCATCGTGATGCATCCGGCCGAATATGCGCGGCCCGAACATATCTCGCGCTATGGCCGGCTCGGCCGGTCGAACGGGTGCTTTGCGCTCGGCCCCGACCAGTTCGACAAGGTGCTGCTGAAGCTGAGCGGCGGGCGCCTGCTGTTTGCCGAAAGCCTCGGCCTCGAAGCGGACGGCAGCCAGCTGCCCCCGCCGATGGCGCAGATGGACCTGCTCCTGCGGCCGGGCGGCGGCACGTTCGAGCGCACCAATCCCGGCCTCTTCTAG
- a CDS encoding histone deacetylase, which translates to MAPAPARGTFRFDKYRAVMQVLRESGEPITEHAPPPCPRHWLEAVHCPDYVEEVLSAAVPPGKERRIGFPVTPHIASRVTHTNGGTWMAAQLAFEHGYAANSAAGSHHALHDTGAGYCVFNDLAVCANRLIAEGDAGRVLVVDLDVHQGDGTASLTAGRDDIFTLSLHAEKNFPVRKARSSLDVPLADGTDDDGYLEALERHLPQVLDIFAPDIVLYQAGVDVHADDRLGRLALSDEGIAARDRFVVNAVRERGLPLASALGGGYGTDPLEVARRHARSMLTCAQANVAFDHSFSRSTSYVISQKP; encoded by the coding sequence ATGGCGCCCGCGCCGGCGCGCGGGACCTTCCGCTTCGACAAGTACCGGGCGGTCATGCAGGTGCTGCGCGAAAGCGGCGAGCCGATCACCGAACACGCGCCCCCGCCCTGCCCGCGCCACTGGCTGGAGGCGGTCCATTGCCCCGATTACGTCGAGGAAGTGCTGAGCGCCGCGGTCCCGCCCGGCAAGGAACGCCGCATCGGCTTTCCCGTCACTCCGCATATCGCCAGCCGCGTTACGCATACCAACGGCGGCACGTGGATGGCCGCGCAGCTTGCCTTCGAGCACGGCTATGCCGCCAATTCCGCTGCCGGCAGCCACCATGCGCTGCACGATACCGGCGCGGGGTACTGCGTGTTCAACGACCTGGCCGTCTGCGCCAACCGGCTGATTGCGGAAGGCGATGCGGGGCGCGTGCTCGTGGTTGACCTCGACGTGCACCAGGGCGACGGGACGGCCAGCCTCACGGCGGGGCGCGACGACATCTTCACCCTGTCGCTCCACGCGGAAAAGAACTTCCCGGTGCGCAAGGCGCGCTCCAGCCTCGACGTGCCGCTGGCCGACGGGACGGACGACGACGGTTATCTCGAGGCGCTGGAACGCCACCTGCCGCAGGTGCTCGACATTTTTGCGCCCGATATCGTGCTGTACCAAGCAGGAGTGGACGTCCACGCGGACGACCGGCTGGGCCGGCTGGCCCTGAGCGATGAAGGCATCGCGGCACGCGACCGCTTCGTCGTGAATGCGGTGCGCGAGCGTGGACTCCCGCTCGCAAGTGCGCTTGGTGGCGGATACGGGACCGATCCGCTGGAAGTCGCCCGGCGGCACGCGCGTTCCATGCTTACCTGCGCGCAGGCGAATGTCGCATTCGACCATTCATTTTCGCGCAGCACATCCTATGTTATAAGCCAGAAACCATGA
- a CDS encoding thioredoxin family protein produces MHRTPLLLLASLSLVACATVPEAAAPAHPEARPYAVTKNPMGEVDAALARASERGTRLLLVMGGNWCHDSRALAGWLETPRFAELVERKYELVYVNVGLPQTGDGHNLDIAQRFGLEELPGTPNLLVVTADGTLVNADTATTWRNAASRSEDAIYEELVGLAG; encoded by the coding sequence ATGCACCGCACACCGCTCCTTCTGCTCGCGAGCCTCTCCCTCGTTGCCTGCGCCACCGTCCCTGAAGCTGCCGCACCGGCCCATCCGGAAGCGCGGCCCTATGCCGTAACGAAGAACCCGATGGGCGAAGTCGATGCAGCGCTGGCCCGCGCGTCCGAGCGCGGCACGCGCCTGCTGCTGGTGATGGGCGGGAACTGGTGCCACGACAGCCGTGCGCTGGCAGGCTGGCTGGAAACGCCGCGGTTCGCCGAACTGGTCGAGCGCAAGTACGAACTCGTCTACGTCAACGTCGGCCTCCCGCAGACGGGCGACGGGCACAATCTCGACATCGCGCAACGATTCGGCCTCGAAGAACTGCCCGGCACGCCGAACTTGCTGGTCGTCACCGCCGACGGCACACTGGTCAATGCGGACACGGCAACGACGTGGCGCAATGCTGCGAGTCGCAGCGAGGATGCAATCTACGAGGAACTGGTCGGCCTCGCCGGATAG
- a CDS encoding TIGR02281 family clan AA aspartic protease, whose translation MIRPLLFIVAAISGLAAFAVRDHPGVTAGEPGEVKRFNSSPNPWSSDAVIETQQGGEWYGEVRLERAGDGHYYSSASVGAAKFNVIVDTGASVVALTGEDARAAGLNWEQHEVAVVGRGASGDVHGVIRRIPEIDVGGITARNVEAIIIPEGLDVSLLGQSYLTHVRSVEIRGGQMVLSNM comes from the coding sequence ATGATCAGGCCGCTGCTCTTCATCGTTGCCGCCATTTCGGGCCTCGCCGCGTTCGCCGTGCGCGACCACCCGGGCGTGACCGCGGGGGAGCCGGGAGAGGTGAAACGCTTCAACTCCTCGCCCAACCCGTGGTCGAGCGATGCCGTGATCGAAACCCAGCAAGGCGGCGAATGGTACGGCGAAGTCCGCCTCGAACGCGCGGGCGACGGCCACTATTATTCCAGCGCGAGCGTGGGTGCGGCCAAGTTCAACGTGATCGTCGACACCGGCGCATCGGTCGTGGCGCTGACCGGCGAGGATGCCCGCGCGGCTGGCCTCAATTGGGAACAGCACGAGGTCGCCGTGGTCGGCCGCGGTGCTAGCGGCGATGTCCACGGCGTCATCCGGCGCATCCCCGAAATCGATGTCGGCGGCATCACTGCCCGCAATGTCGAGGCGATCATCATTCCCGAGGGGCTGGACGTCTCGCTGCTGGGCCAGAGCTACCTTACCCATGTCCGCAGCGTGGAAATCCGCGGCGGGCAGATGGTGCTGTCCAACATGTGA
- the ispG gene encoding flavodoxin-dependent (E)-4-hydroxy-3-methylbut-2-enyl-diphosphate synthase → MSSVRPWRTIERRQSRQIMVGNVPVGGDAPITVQTMTNTPTEDVGATIDQIRRCEDVGADIIRVSCPTEEATANFDKITKAANVPIVADIHFHYKRALEAADKGAACLRINPGNIGSSERVAEVVRAAKANGCAIRIGVNAGSLEKDLLEKYGEPCPEALIESALDHIKLLQDHDFHEYKVAVKASDVFLAVAAYHGLAEAVDCPLHLGITEAGGLIGGTVKSSIGIGSLLWAGIGDTIRVSLSAEPEQEVKVGFEMLKALGLRTRGVRVVSCPSCSRQGFDVIRTVEALEKRLEHIKTPMSLSVLGCVVNGPGEARETDIGLTGGGNGKHMVYLSGVKDHHIENEDMLDHIVRLVEEKAAAIEAGDAVAFDPHAVAAE, encoded by the coding sequence ATGTCTTCCGTACGTCCCTGGCGCACTATCGAGCGCCGCCAGTCCCGCCAGATCATGGTCGGCAATGTCCCTGTCGGGGGCGATGCGCCGATTACCGTGCAGACCATGACCAATACGCCCACCGAAGACGTGGGGGCGACGATCGACCAGATCCGCCGCTGCGAGGACGTGGGCGCGGACATCATTCGCGTCTCCTGCCCGACCGAGGAAGCGACCGCGAATTTCGACAAGATCACCAAGGCAGCGAATGTCCCGATCGTCGCGGACATCCACTTCCACTACAAGCGCGCACTCGAAGCGGCCGACAAGGGCGCGGCCTGCCTGCGCATCAATCCGGGCAATATCGGTTCTTCCGAACGCGTCGCCGAAGTCGTGCGAGCCGCCAAGGCGAACGGCTGCGCGATCCGCATCGGCGTGAACGCGGGCAGCCTCGAGAAGGACCTGCTGGAAAAATACGGCGAGCCCTGCCCCGAAGCGCTGATCGAAAGCGCGCTCGACCATATCAAGCTGCTGCAGGACCATGATTTCCACGAATACAAGGTCGCGGTGAAGGCGTCCGACGTGTTCCTCGCGGTCGCCGCTTATCACGGCCTTGCCGAGGCAGTGGATTGTCCGCTGCATCTCGGCATCACCGAAGCGGGCGGTCTCATCGGCGGGACGGTCAAATCCTCCATCGGCATCGGCAGCCTGCTGTGGGCCGGCATCGGCGACACGATCCGCGTGTCGCTGTCCGCCGAGCCGGAGCAGGAAGTGAAAGTCGGCTTCGAAATGCTGAAGGCGCTGGGCCTCAGGACCCGCGGCGTGCGCGTCGTCTCCTGCCCCAGCTGTTCGCGCCAGGGCTTCGATGTCATCCGCACGGTCGAGGCGCTGGAAAAGCGCCTCGAACACATCAAGACGCCGATGAGCCTTTCGGTCCTTGGCTGCGTCGTCAATGGTCCGGGCGAAGCGCGCGAGACCGACATCGGCCTGACGGGCGGCGGCAATGGCAAGCACATGGTCTATCTCTCGGGCGTGAAGGATCACCACATCGAGAACGAGGACATGCTCGACCACATCGTCCGGCTGGTGGAGGAAAAGGCCGCCGCCATCGAGGCCGGAGACGCGGTCGCTTTCGATCCGCACGCGGTCGCCGCCGAGTGA
- a CDS encoding zinc transporter ZntB: MSEATDEFSTQTPLLFGRVMDGRGGARPIGWDEAQGWTPQSPGEVLWLHLRRDFAGTRLWLENELRMPEPTAELLTSNQTRPRAFREGETLVATLRGINFNPGAEPEDMISMQLWSDGQRLITLRRAPMQTPREVMGMLDRGDGPLDAGATITLLAELLITRMSQSIVDMNQVLDDLEDEDPEKDPEGMLKRISTIRRNCLSLKRHMAPQHEALEQISRDSPDWFEEEDRREIAESIARLRRYLDDIDISKESAVVLQDELRARSLASSEHATYMLTIVAGIFLPLSFLTGLLGINVGGMPGMDDPDAFWAVVALCLVLFVCLIVVFRRLRWL, translated from the coding sequence ATGAGCGAAGCGACCGACGAATTCTCGACCCAGACCCCGCTACTGTTCGGGCGCGTGATGGACGGCAGGGGCGGGGCCCGGCCGATCGGCTGGGACGAAGCGCAGGGCTGGACGCCGCAGTCGCCGGGCGAAGTGCTGTGGCTCCACTTGCGCCGCGATTTCGCGGGCACGCGCCTGTGGCTCGAAAACGAACTCCGCATGCCCGAGCCCACCGCAGAACTGCTGACCAGCAACCAGACCCGGCCGCGCGCCTTTCGCGAGGGTGAGACGCTGGTGGCGACGCTGCGGGGCATCAACTTCAATCCCGGTGCCGAGCCGGAAGACATGATCTCCATGCAGTTGTGGAGCGACGGACAGCGCCTGATAACCCTGCGCCGCGCGCCGATGCAGACCCCGCGCGAGGTCATGGGAATGCTCGACCGCGGCGACGGCCCACTCGATGCAGGGGCCACAATCACGCTGCTGGCGGAATTGCTCATCACCCGGATGAGCCAGTCGATCGTCGACATGAACCAGGTGCTGGACGACCTCGAGGACGAGGACCCGGAGAAGGACCCGGAAGGGATGCTGAAGCGCATCTCCACCATCCGGCGCAATTGCCTCAGCCTCAAGCGTCACATGGCTCCGCAGCACGAGGCGCTGGAGCAGATCAGCCGCGATTCGCCCGACTGGTTCGAGGAAGAGGACCGCCGCGAGATCGCTGAAAGCATCGCGCGCCTGCGCCGCTATCTCGACGACATCGACATCAGCAAGGAAAGCGCCGTCGTGCTGCAGGACGAACTGCGTGCCCGCAGCCTCGCCAGCAGCGAACATGCGACCTACATGCTGACCATCGTGGCGGGCATCTTCCTGCCGCTGTCGTTCCTGACCGGCCTGCTCGGCATCAATGTCGGCGGCATGCCGGGGATGGACGATCCGGATGCATTCTGGGCCGTCGTGGCGCTATGCCTCGTGCTGTTCGTGTGCCTGATCGTCGTCTTCCGCCGCCTGCGCTGGCTCTAG
- a CDS encoding NrsF family protein: MNRVPNPLIDELADDLAPVAPIRFWHGALLVALSALATVVLVELVDGLWRGIASGAASSIFFIANGMLGLLGVAAAGAVLSMASPRVGNRHEGARWSTAMLGLLPLTALLALGAGGLYAAVSSDPYGFECFLAGAGFGLVTATALVLWLRRGAPVSLGAAGLFTGIAAGAIGSFAYGLACPIDSIGHLGIWHVAPVALMGLVGRIAVPALVRW; the protein is encoded by the coding sequence ATGAACCGGGTCCCTAATCCGCTGATCGACGAACTGGCGGACGATCTCGCCCCCGTCGCCCCGATCCGCTTCTGGCACGGCGCGCTGCTGGTCGCGCTGTCCGCGCTCGCCACCGTGGTGCTCGTCGAACTGGTCGACGGGCTGTGGCGCGGCATCGCCAGCGGCGCTGCGTCGAGCATCTTCTTCATCGCCAATGGCATGCTGGGCCTACTCGGCGTGGCAGCGGCAGGCGCGGTCCTCTCCATGGCCAGCCCGCGCGTCGGCAACCGCCACGAAGGTGCGCGCTGGTCGACGGCCATGCTCGGCCTCCTGCCTCTGACCGCCCTGCTCGCGCTAGGTGCCGGCGGCCTTTACGCGGCGGTATCGAGCGATCCCTACGGCTTCGAGTGCTTCCTTGCCGGCGCTGGCTTCGGCCTCGTGACGGCGACAGCGCTGGTGCTGTGGCTACGCCGCGGCGCGCCTGTCTCGCTGGGTGCTGCAGGATTGTTCACCGGCATTGCGGCAGGCGCCATCGGCAGCTTCGCCTACGGCCTTGCCTGCCCGATCGACAGCATCGGCCACCTCGGCATCTGGCATGTCGCGCCGGTCGCACTGATGGGGCTCGTCGGCCGGATCGCCGTGCCCGCGCTGGTGCGCTGGTAG